The following are encoded in a window of uncultured Pseudomonas sp. genomic DNA:
- a CDS encoding Glu/Leu/Phe/Val dehydrogenase dimerization domain-containing protein, with product MFAMMETARLESLHFAVDPPSGLQAIIAIHNSRLGPALGGCRYLPYADTQSAIDDVLRLAQGMSYKAALAGLQQGGGKAVIIRPAHVENRGALFEAFGRFIETLNGRYISAMDSGTSSADMDCIAQYTQHVTSTTAEGDPSPHTAMGVFTGIRATALARLGSDNLEGLRVAIQGLGNVGYALAEQLHAAGAELLVSDLDPGRVQLAVEQLGARPVANEALLAIPCDILAPCGLGGVLSATGVAQLRCSAVAGAANNQLASADISDHLQARGILYAPDYVINAGGLIYVSLKHQGASLVAITAHLTQISRRLTEIFGHAQADKRSPARVADAIAERLLYG from the coding sequence ATGTTCGCCATGATGGAAACCGCCCGACTGGAGTCGCTGCACTTCGCCGTGGACCCGCCAAGCGGTCTGCAGGCCATTATCGCCATTCACAATAGTCGCCTGGGCCCTGCGCTGGGCGGCTGTCGCTACTTACCCTATGCCGACACCCAGAGCGCCATCGACGATGTGCTGCGCCTGGCCCAAGGCATGAGCTACAAGGCGGCGTTGGCTGGCCTGCAGCAAGGTGGTGGCAAGGCGGTGATCATTCGCCCCGCGCATGTCGAGAATCGTGGTGCATTGTTCGAGGCCTTCGGGCGGTTCATCGAAACCTTGAACGGCCGCTACATCAGCGCCATGGACAGCGGTACGTCCAGCGCCGATATGGACTGCATCGCGCAGTACACCCAGCATGTGACCAGCACCACGGCTGAAGGCGACCCTTCGCCGCACACCGCCATGGGCGTGTTTACCGGGATTCGCGCCACCGCCCTGGCGCGCCTCGGCAGCGACAACCTGGAGGGCTTGCGGGTGGCGATTCAGGGCCTGGGCAATGTCGGTTATGCCTTGGCCGAGCAGCTGCATGCCGCCGGTGCCGAGTTGCTGGTCAGCGATCTCGACCCTGGCCGCGTGCAACTGGCGGTCGAGCAACTCGGCGCACGGCCGGTGGCCAATGAGGCGTTGCTGGCCATCCCCTGCGACATCCTTGCGCCGTGTGGGTTGGGCGGTGTGTTGAGCGCTACAGGCGTCGCCCAGCTGCGCTGTTCGGCAGTGGCGGGGGCGGCGAACAACCAGCTGGCCAGTGCCGATATCTCCGACCATCTGCAGGCGCGGGGGATTCTCTACGCACCGGATTATGTGATCAATGCCGGTGGGCTGATTTACGTGTCCTTAAAACATCAAGGTGCAAGCCTGGTGGCGATCACCGCGCACCTGACCCAGATCAGCCGTCGCCTGACGGAGATTTTCGGCCATGCCCAGGCTGACAAACGCTCCCCGGCAAGGGTTGCAGATGCGATTGCCGAGCGGCTGCTGTATGGCTAA
- a CDS encoding YebG family protein gives MAVEVVYRSSRDLERLFMDKAEADRHDKMLELAELLTEVLQKAVPSLNESQGEELGIYMAKNREIFAKAFKNQPDALSELSEAAAE, from the coding sequence ATGGCCGTCGAAGTGGTGTACCGCAGCAGCCGGGATTTGGAGCGTTTATTCATGGATAAAGCCGAAGCTGACCGTCATGACAAAATGCTCGAACTGGCCGAACTGCTCACCGAGGTGCTGCAAAAAGCCGTGCCGTCGCTAAATGAAAGCCAGGGTGAAGAACTGGGCATCTACATGGCGAAGAACCGTGAAATCTTCGCCAAAGCCTTCAAGAACCAGCCCGATGCGCTGAGTGAATTGAGCGAAGCCGCTGCCGAATAA
- a CDS encoding phosphate-starvation-inducible protein PsiE produces the protein MGKPNWAEQMRERMHGQAESLGNLLMEAFHYLALFAIGAVTAWAAVMAFIGMLDKGHITVDDILLLFIYLELAAMVGIYFKTNHMPIRFMIYVAITALTRLMIADISHNHKPDMGVVMVSGAILLLALAIFVVRYASSRFPSVQAGGVRKKPNPADDAAEKDDTQSDD, from the coding sequence ATGGGTAAGCCAAACTGGGCCGAGCAGATGCGCGAGCGCATGCATGGCCAGGCTGAGTCGCTGGGCAATCTGTTGATGGAGGCCTTCCATTACCTGGCGTTGTTCGCCATCGGTGCGGTGACTGCCTGGGCGGCGGTGATGGCCTTTATCGGCATGCTGGACAAGGGTCATATCACGGTCGATGACATCTTGTTGCTGTTCATCTACCTGGAATTGGCGGCCATGGTGGGGATCTATTTCAAGACCAACCACATGCCGATTCGCTTCATGATTTATGTGGCGATTACCGCGCTGACCCGTTTGATGATTGCCGATATATCGCACAACCATAAACCCGATATGGGCGTGGTGATGGTGTCTGGGGCGATTCTCTTGCTGGCGCTGGCGATTTTTGTGGTGCGCTATGCTTCGTCGCGTTTTCCCTCGGTTCAGGCGGGTGGGGTGCGCAAAAAACCTAACCCGGCGGATGATGCAGCGGAAAAAGACGACACCCAAAGCGACGATTGA